A stretch of Bombina bombina isolate aBomBom1 chromosome 2, aBomBom1.pri, whole genome shotgun sequence DNA encodes these proteins:
- the C2H18orf32 gene encoding UPF0729 protein C18orf32 homolog — protein sequence MVCIPCIVIPVLLWVYKKFLEPIVYPFIAPFINRIWPKKAVQCTTDPNKKENGVCNSSCKTDCNGVSNGKVVEEEVVSDKKTD from the exons ATGGTTTGTATACCGTGCATTGTCATTCCAGTGCTCCTTTGGGTCTATAAGAAGTTTTTGGAACCTATTGTGTACCCCTTCATCGCTCCTTTTattaaccgcatctggccaaagaAGGCTGTACAGTGTACCACTGATCCTAATAAGAAAGAAAATGGAGTCTGCAACAGCAGTTGTAAG ACGGACTGCAATGGAGTCTCAAATGGAAAAGTTGTTGAAGAAGAAGTGGTTTCTGACAAAAAGACTGATTAA